CACGACAACGTCAGCGGGGCGGTCCGCTTCCACCGCTGCTGCCGCGCCGCCGGCATAAAGCCCATCCAGGGGACCGAGGTGACCCTGGCGAACGGCTGCCACCTGGTGCTGCTGGCCGACGGGCCGGAGGGCTACGCCGCCCTCTGCCGCCTGCTGACGAGGGCCCACCTGGAAAACCCCCGCGGTGCGCCCCGGGTGGGCTGGGACGCGCTGGCGGAGGCGGCGCGGGAGACGCCTTGTCTCTACGCGCTTTCCTGTTGCCGCCGCGGAGAGGTGCCGGGCCTTGTGCTTGCGGGGCGCCTGCGGGAGGCCGAGGATGCCGCCCGGCGCTACCGCCGCCTTTTCGGCCGCCGCTTTTACCTGGAACTGATCCAGGACCTCACCCCCGGAGCCCGCGACCTGAACCGCCGCCTGGCGGAACTGGCGCAATGCCTGGGCCTGGAGACGGTCGCCACGAACAACGTCCACTTCGCCGAGCGGGACGGCTTTCCGGTGCATGACCTTTTGACCTGCGCACGTACGGATACGGCGCTGGAGGATGTCCACCCCGAGCGCCGCCTGAACGACCAGCTCTACCTGAAGGGCCCGGCGGCGATGGAAGCCCTCTTCCGGGAGCACCCCCGCGCCGTGGCCAATGCTTTGTCCCTCGCCGAAACTATTCGCCCGGCCCTGGAACAGGACGTTTCGCGCCTGCCGCGCTACCCCCTCCCGCCGGGGTGGGAGGCCTTTACCCTGTTGCGGCACCTGGTCCGCCGGGGGGCGGAGAAGCGTTACGGCTGCGCCGACGGTGAGGTCGGGGCGCGCCTGGAGCATGAACTGGCGGTCATCGGCCGCCTGGGGTTCGCGGACTACTTCCTGGTCGCCTGGGATACCGCCCGCTGGGCGCGCCGGCAGGGCATCCGCTGCGCCGGGCGGGGTTCGGCCGCCGACTCGGCGGTGGCCTACTGCCTGGGGATCACGGCGGTCGACCCCATCGCCCGGGGGCTTTTATTCGAGCGCTTCCTCAGCCTGGAGCGGGCCGGGAAGCCCGATATCGACATCGACTTCGACGCCCGCCGCCGGGACGAGGTGGCCGCCTACGTGAGCGAGCGCTACGGGGGCGCGGCGCACGTGGCGTGGGTGGCCACCTACCAGACCTACCGCGCCCGCTCCGCGATCCGCGACCTGGGGCGGGTGCTCGGGATGGACGAGGCGTTCCTCGACCGCCTGGCGAAGCGCATGCCCCCCTTCCTGCCGGCCGACGCCATCGAAGAGGCCCTGGAACACTACCCCGAACTGCGGGATCCCGCTTTCCATACCGGACCCTGCCGCAGGCTCTACCGCTACTGCGCCGCCGTGGCCGGGTTCCCCCGCTTCCTGGGTACCCACCTGGGGGGGCTGGTGCTCAGCGGGATGCCGCTGGCCGCGGTCAGCCCCTTGCAGAAGGCGGCCAAGGGGGTGGAGATCGTCCAGTTCGACAAGGACGACGTGGATGAACTGGGGCTGATGAAGTTCGACCTTCTTTCCCTGCGCGCCCTCAGCGCCGTGGAAGAGGCGGTGGAGAACATCCGTAGGGCCGATCCGTCCTTTGACTATGACCGCCTGCCCGAGGACGACCCCCGGACCTACGCCATGCTGCGGGCGGGGGAGACGGTGGGCGTTTTTCAACTGGAGAGCCCGGCGCAGCGCGCCCTGCAGGCGCGGCTGGGCGCGTCCGGCATGGAGGACATCGTCGCCGGCCTGGCCCTGATCCGCCCGGGGCCGATCAAGGGCAACATGGTCGATCCCTATATCGCCCGGCGGCAGGGGAGAGAGCCGGTGCGCTTCGCCCATCCGGCGCTGGAACTCATCCTGGGCAAGACCTACGGGGTAGTCCTCTTCCAGGAGCAGGTCATCGCCATCGCCACGGCTGTCGCCGGCTTTTCCCCGGGGGAGGCGGACCGTCTGCGCCGGGTCATGAGCCACCACCGTTCGGGGCGGGAAATGGAGGCCATTGGTGAGGAGTTCGTCTCCCGGGCGGTGGCCAACGGGGTGGACGAGGCCGTCGCGCGGGAGATCTTCGCCGGTATCCGGGGTTACGCCAGTTATGGCTTCTGCGAGGCCCATGCCGCAGCTTTTGCCGTGACGGCCTACAGGACGGCCTACCTGGCCCGCCACCGCCCCGCGGAGTACTTCGCGGCCCTCCTCTCCAACCAGCCGATGGGCTTTTACAACCCGAACACCCTCTGCGTCGTCGCCCGCCGCCGGGGAGTCCGGATCCTGCCGCCGGACATTAACCGCAGCCGGGAGCGGTTCACCGTCGAGGATGGGGCGATCCGGGTCTCCCTGGGACGGGTGCGGGAGCTTTCGGTCGGGACCCTGGCCGCCCTGCTGGCGGAGCGGGAGGCGAAAGGCCCCTTCGCCTCGCTGGAGGATTTCCTGGCGCGGGTGCGGGTGGCGCGGGATGAAGCCGCGTCCCTGATCCTCTGCGGAGCCTTCGACGCCCTGCACCCCAACCGCCGCGTCCTGCTGGCACGGCTGGGAGCTGCCCCGCCCGGGACGGCGGGGGATAAGAGCGCCCTTTTCGCCGCCGACGCCGGACGGCCGGCCGAGGGGCCGGATTTTTCGGCGGCGGAAAAGAGGCGGCTGGAATACGAGGTCCTGGGGATCTATATCCACGGCCATCCCCTGGAGGAACGGCGGGCGGAACTGGCGTCCCGGGGCTACCTCTCCAGCGCCGGCGTCGGCCGGGCGGTGGACGGGCAGCGGGTGCGGGTGGCCGGGCTGGTCGTGCGGCCGCATCGCCCGCCCACGCGCAGCGGGCGGACGGTGGTTTTCTTTTCGTTAGAGGACGAATACGGCCTGGCGGACGTCACCGTCTTCGAAGACTGCTACCGGCGCAGCGGGTGGGTGCTCTTTGCCGGGGCCGAAGCGGTCGGCGTACGGGGGGTCGTCCGGCGCCGGGGCGGGGGAGCGGCCGTCGTGGCGGAAGAGATCACGGCTTTGGAAGATCGGTAGCGCAGGGCGGCACCTCGTAAACCTGGGCTTTCCGGTCTTTGTAGTCTTCGGGGGCCTTTCCGGGCCGCCAGCCCTTGGAGGTAAGCTCCACGTAGAAATATTTCTTTCCGTTCCATGGGTAATAAGTCCCCTCGGCCCTGCAGGCCAGGCCGAGGGCGACATGGTCCTCGTAACGCAGCATGGCCGTGCCGTAGCCCATCCGGCGCAACAGCGCGGCGGCCAGGATCACGCGGTCCTCGCAGTCCCCGCCGTCCACCAGGGTCTCAACCGGGTACTGCTCGTAGCCTGTAGGGTCGGAGGTATAGGGCAGGCACTCCTGGATAAAGGTGATGACCAGTTCGGCGCGTTCCAGGTCGTTAAAGCCGCTTTCCCCGGCCGCCGCCTCAAACTTCCCGGCCAGGGCCGCAAGGAAGGCGGCACTATGCTGCTCGGTCGCGTAGGGGAGGAAGAAATCACGTTCAAACTGTGCTATCCTGGCCTCTACCGCCGCGGCATCGTCCCCTTCATCGAATTGGTAGAGGCGCGGCAGGTGGTGGAAGTATTCATACAGCTCTGCGGGGACTTGCAATTTCCAGTGCCAGTCGCACCCGTTATAACGCCAGCGATAATCCCGGGAAAAGGGGGGAGGCGGGGGATTGACGATCGCCGTTTCGCTGGCCTTGTCCCACGAGACGTCATAGCCCAGGCTTTCACCGACAAAGCGCAGGGGGACCATGGTCCGGCCCCGGACAACCATCGGCGGCACGTCCAGCACCTGCGGCTGCCCGTTCAGATAGGCCGTTTTCCGCCCGACGTAAAGGCATAGGCGGACGTCCGCCCGCGTGGCGGTGACCGTCGCGCCGTCCCACTCGACCTCGGCTCCCGCGGCCTCCAGAACGGGACGGAACGGGATCAGCAGCCGCCCCTCGATACTGACCGGCGGCACGTCGAGCGCCAGGGTCCGGCCGCCGACCAGCACGCGCGGCGCGGCTCCCGCAGCAACGGGGCCCATCACCGTCAACCCGATGGCCACGAACGCCACCATAAAAAAGCGGCGGAGCATCATCCTGAGTCCTCTCCCTTTCCGGCAAAACCGGTCGAAAAAAGGGCCAGCATTATTGCTGGCCCTGGCAGTTCTTTGTTTTTCCTTTACCGGGCGTACCGCTGGCGGTTGGCCTGGAAGCACTCCCTGCAGTAAACGGGCTTGGAACCGGTAGGCTCGAAGGGAACCTCGGTTTCCGCCCCGCACCGGGCGCATACGGCCGGGTACATCTGGCGGGGAGCGCCGTAGCCGCCGTTCCTGCGCGCTGCACGCTTAGCGGCGCGGCATTCCGGGCACCTGGCGGGCAGGTTCTCGAACCCTTTCTCTGCATAGAATTCCTGTTCACCGGCGGTGAACACGAATTCCGCGCCGCAGTCCCTGCACGTCAGTGTCTTGTCCTCGAACACCAAACTATCTCTCCTTAGATTCTTGAACTCTCCAAAGTCAACCCGCGGGGCCCACCATAGCCAGCATTTCCCCACCAAGAGAGATAGCCCAGGGTAGCCTCGGTGTTGAAATCTTTAGAGGCGTTACTAGTATAACCCAGTTGACAAGAAAAAGCAACTTTGGCCATTGAAAAAATAAAAAGTCGTCCGAAAACTCCCTCAGATCCTTCCTTTTAATTCATAGAGGGGTTAGAATATGGTTTGAAAAGGAGGGGACAGGCATGCAAATCGGAGAGAGCGAAGCCCACTTTCTGGCTTTCAGCAAAGCGGTACTGGATGAGGAAAAGCGTGAAAAGCCGGAGATGGACGTTTTCGAGTTCGAGATTCCGGTTAAGAAGTTGCGCCGGGCGGGGTTCCGCGAGGATGAATTGCAGCGCGTGGCCCAGTCCTTGGAGTTAAAGGGCCTTGTTAAACTGCACTTCAATCACCGGGACGAACTGAAGCGGCTGCGCCTGCGCCCCCGGGCCCTGGACACGCTGGAGGAATACCTGGCGGCGAACGCCGGCGGCCGGGGCATGGTCGCTGCGCCGGCGGAGGCGGGGGATCCGGCGGCGCAGGCCCGGGCCCTGGCCCGCAGGATGGCCCAGGCCGCGCGCGCGGACCGGGATTGGTCGGCCTTGCACGCCCTGGCCGAGAACATCCTGCAGGAAGAGACCGCGGGTGACAGGTTAACCCTTCTGGAACACCTTGACGTGCTGGTGCAGCAGGCCGCGCTGACCGGGGACGACCGGCGGCCGAGCGTTATCGATACTCTGGCCCGGCAGGTGGAGGCACTGCTGCCGGTCGGGGGGGAGGCCCGCAGGGCCTGGGATACGTTCAAGAGTAAACTCTAGAACACCATTCGGGACCTTCCGTTTGTTATCCGGCGCCGCCGCCCGGGTGCCCGCGTGCCCCTCCCCGGTACGTTCCCGCCCGGAACGGCGGCGCTTCCGTGCCCGTCCCGTGCTTGGGCAGGCGGTGGCAGGTTACTCGGTTAAGGACCTCCCGGCTTGGCGCGCCATCCGCTGCGCGCGCACGCTGCCGGGGGGTTCGCCGCTGACGGCCGGATCGACATAGGCGCTGGGCGGGGTGTCGGGGCGGTCCCCGGTTTCTTCGGCCCGCCTGTCGAAGTCCACGTCGAAATGTTCGGCGGCCAGGGCCCCCGGGTCAAGCGAGTCTCTCTTAGCGGCCATGTAGTTTTTCCCTCCTCTCTTGTTTCACTCTTAGCCTTCCGGACTGCGGCCCATCCCATTCACCCGGCTGCAAGACCGGTGTATGCCCGCTCGTCATCAGGTAGAATAGACGGGAAGAGGGGGTTGAAGAGCGCCTTGAGCGTAACCGTCCTGGGTATCGAGTCCAGTTGCGATGAAACGGCGGCGGCGGTGGTGATCGACGGCTCCCGGGTCGCCTCGAATATCATCGCCTCGCAGGTCAATCTGCACGCACGGTTTGGGGGCGTGGTGCCGGAGGTGGCTTCCCGGCGGCACCTGGAGGGGATCAACGCCGTCATCGCGGAGGCCCTGGAACAGGGAGGGGTCAAATTCAAGGACCTGGACGCTGTGGCAGTGACCATGGGGCCCGGGCTGGCCGGCTCGCTGCTCGTGGGCCTGATGGCGGCCAAGACCATCGCCATGGCCCTTGATATCCCCCTGGTGGGGGTGCACCACCTGGAGGCCCACATCTACGCCAACTTTCTTGTGGCTCCGGACCTGTCCTTCCCCGTGCTGGCCCTGGTCGTTTCCGGGGGCCACACGGACCTTTACCTGATGGAACGTCACGGAGACTTCCGCCTGCTGGGCCGGACGCGCGACGACGCCGCGGGGGAGGCCTTCGACAAAGTGGCGCGAGTCATCGGGCTGGGCTATCCCGGCGGTCCGCTGATCGAGAAAGCGGCACGCGACGGTGATCCCGAGGCCGTTCCCCTGCCGCGGGCGTACCTGGAGGAAAACAGCTATGATTTCAGTTTCAGCGGCCTGAAGACGGCGGTCATCACCTACCTGGATAGGGCTCGGCGCGCGGGAGGCGAACCCCGCCCGGCCGACCTGGCGGCCGGTTTCCAGGCGGCGGTGACCGATGTCCTGGTCGACAAGGTTATGGCGGCGGCGCGGGCTTTTCAGCCGGCGCGGGTCGTCCTGGCGGGCGGGGTGGCGGCCAACGGCGCCCTGCGCCGGGCGCTGGAGCGCCGGGCGGCCGAAGCCGGCCTGGCGGTTAACGTGCCTCCCCCGGTGCTCTGCACCGACAATGCGGCGATGGTGGCGTGTGCCGGTTACTACCGCTACCTGAGGGGCGAGTTTTCGCCCCTGACGCTGAACGCCACGGCCGGCCTGCCTCTCGACCATGCCTGACCGCACGGACGACGGCTACCTGCGGGCGCTCATCCTCCGGACCGTGCAGGAGGCGAACATCCTTCCCCTCACCTCGGCCTGCAACCTTTCCTGCCTCTTCTGCAGCCACCGGCAGAATCCGCCCGGGCTTGATGTCTATCGCCTGCCCCCGCGGCCGCCGGAGGTGGTCGCCGGCCTCGCCGAGTGGCTCGACCCGCAACGTCCGGTGGTCATCGGGGAATCGGCGACCCGGATTATCGAGGGCGAGCCGCTGGCCTACCCCGGCTGGGCCGCCGTGCTTCGCCGCCTGCGGGAGAGGCTTCCCGTCACTCCCATCCAGGTTACGACGAACGGCAGCCTGTTGACAGAGGCGGCCGTGGCGACACTGGCCTCCCTGGCCGGGGTCATGGTTTACCTGTCGTTGAACAGCGCCAGTCCGGAGAAGCGCCGCCGGCTGATGGGCGACCCGGCGCCCGAGCGCGCCGTCGCCGCTCCCGCATTGCTCGCCCGGTACAGGGTGC
This portion of the Thermoanaerobacterales bacterium genome encodes:
- the tsaD gene encoding tRNA (adenosine(37)-N6)-threonylcarbamoyltransferase complex transferase subunit TsaD produces the protein MKSALSVTVLGIESSCDETAAAVVIDGSRVASNIIASQVNLHARFGGVVPEVASRRHLEGINAVIAEALEQGGVKFKDLDAVAVTMGPGLAGSLLVGLMAAKTIAMALDIPLVGVHHLEAHIYANFLVAPDLSFPVLALVVSGGHTDLYLMERHGDFRLLGRTRDDAAGEAFDKVARVIGLGYPGGPLIEKAARDGDPEAVPLPRAYLEENSYDFSFSGLKTAVITYLDRARRAGGEPRPADLAAGFQAAVTDVLVDKVMAAARAFQPARVVLAGGVAANGALRRALERRAAEAGLAVNVPPPVLCTDNAAMVACAGYYRYLRGEFSPLTLNATAGLPLDHA
- a CDS encoding zinc-ribbon domain containing protein: MFEDKTLTCRDCGAEFVFTAGEQEFYAEKGFENLPARCPECRAAKRAARRNGGYGAPRQMYPAVCARCGAETEVPFEPTGSKPVYCRECFQANRQRYAR
- a CDS encoding DNA polymerase III subunit alpha produces the protein MTERSFVHLHVHSSFSFLDGASPVEDLAAAAAAAGMPALALTDHDNVSGAVRFHRCCRAAGIKPIQGTEVTLANGCHLVLLADGPEGYAALCRLLTRAHLENPRGAPRVGWDALAEAARETPCLYALSCCRRGEVPGLVLAGRLREAEDAARRYRRLFGRRFYLELIQDLTPGARDLNRRLAELAQCLGLETVATNNVHFAERDGFPVHDLLTCARTDTALEDVHPERRLNDQLYLKGPAAMEALFREHPRAVANALSLAETIRPALEQDVSRLPRYPLPPGWEAFTLLRHLVRRGAEKRYGCADGEVGARLEHELAVIGRLGFADYFLVAWDTARWARRQGIRCAGRGSAADSAVAYCLGITAVDPIARGLLFERFLSLERAGKPDIDIDFDARRRDEVAAYVSERYGGAAHVAWVATYQTYRARSAIRDLGRVLGMDEAFLDRLAKRMPPFLPADAIEEALEHYPELRDPAFHTGPCRRLYRYCAAVAGFPRFLGTHLGGLVLSGMPLAAVSPLQKAAKGVEIVQFDKDDVDELGLMKFDLLSLRALSAVEEAVENIRRADPSFDYDRLPEDDPRTYAMLRAGETVGVFQLESPAQRALQARLGASGMEDIVAGLALIRPGPIKGNMVDPYIARRQGREPVRFAHPALELILGKTYGVVLFQEQVIAIATAVAGFSPGEADRLRRVMSHHRSGREMEAIGEEFVSRAVANGVDEAVAREIFAGIRGYASYGFCEAHAAAFAVTAYRTAYLARHRPAEYFAALLSNQPMGFYNPNTLCVVARRRGVRILPPDINRSRERFTVEDGAIRVSLGRVRELSVGTLAALLAEREAKGPFASLEDFLARVRVARDEAASLILCGAFDALHPNRRVLLARLGAAPPGTAGDKSALFAADAGRPAEGPDFSAAEKRRLEYEVLGIYIHGHPLEERRAELASRGYLSSAGVGRAVDGQRVRVAGLVVRPHRPPTRSGRTVVFFSLEDEYGLADVTVFEDCYRRSGWVLFAGAEAVGVRGVVRRRGGGAAVVAEEITALEDR
- a CDS encoding stalk domain-containing protein, coding for MLRRFFMVAFVAIGLTVMGPVAAGAAPRVLVGGRTLALDVPPVSIEGRLLIPFRPVLEAAGAEVEWDGATVTATRADVRLCLYVGRKTAYLNGQPQVLDVPPMVVRGRTMVPLRFVGESLGYDVSWDKASETAIVNPPPPPFSRDYRWRYNGCDWHWKLQVPAELYEYFHHLPRLYQFDEGDDAAAVEARIAQFERDFFLPYATEQHSAAFLAALAGKFEAAAGESGFNDLERAELVITFIQECLPYTSDPTGYEQYPVETLVDGGDCEDRVILAAALLRRMGYGTAMLRYEDHVALGLACRAEGTYYPWNGKKYFYVELTSKGWRPGKAPEDYKDRKAQVYEVPPCATDLPKP